CCCCCATCCCTATGCCAAGCGATATCGTGTTGCGTGACCTAGATGGCAATAAAATCGATGTGAAAAAAGACTATAAAGGTAAGGCCTTGCTGATTAACTTCTGGGCGACTTGGTGTCCACATTGTGTTGAAGAAATCCCATCGATGAACCGCGCCTTAAGCCAATTGGATGCCAACCATTTCGCAATGGTTTCGGTGTCTTACAGGGAGCCGAAATCTGTCGTCAAACCTTTTACTGAAAAAGTTGCTGTCGATTTTCCAGTACTGCTGGATGAAAAAGGCGAAGTGGCTTCCAAATGGAAAGTATTTGCTTTTCCATCAAGTTTCTTAGTTGATAGAAATGGGATGATTCGCTATAGCATCAACGCTGGCAATATCTGGGACACCGATCAAATGCTAGGCTATTTGAAAGTGATTCAAGGGAAAATTCAAGACACCAAAGTGGTATCAGATAGAAAGTAGAAATTGGAATATAAACAGGTAGGAAAAAAAGTCCTTGCTACCGATCCGCCTAAAACACGCACTAATTTCTAGGTTTCCAATAGCAAGGAGGTCGTAAACTAGAGCACTAACACAAATACTTCCATATACTTGCGTCAGTACTCTAAAGTCAACGGTTATAGATTACAGAAACCAGCAAAGCATGGTAACTACCCAAACGGGTAGTTTTGTACATTTTTTGTATGGTTTTTCTGTAATTTGGCGTTAATGGTTAAATTTACGAATAAAAGTTTACAAATTTCTAGCGCGGATAAAAGCACCTTCGCCGACATTCGTCCATTGAGTGACCTGCTTCATAAAGGCTTTTTGCGACGCCCACACTTTTGACGACAACGGATCAGAAGCGGCCTCAGCTTCAATCACTTCTGAAGACAATTTTTTCAGTTCTTTCAATACTTCATCCGGGAAATGACGCAACTCAACATTGTGTTTCTCGATCAGCGTTTGCAGAGCTTCTTCATTTCGCGCCGTGTATTCAGACAGCATTTCCAAGTTTGCCACTTTCATGGCATTGCGCACGATACTTTTCAGATCGTCCGGCAACGCATTGAATGCTTTCTCGTTAATCATACACTCCATGGTGGTTCCTGGCTCATGCCACCCCGGTGTGTAATAGTATTTGGTCACTTTATAGAAACCGAATGCCAAGTCATTATAAGGCCCTACCCACTCGGTCGCATCAATCGCACCAGATTGCAGTGAAGGAAAAATCTCACCCCCCGGTAGAGAAACCGGAATCGCGCCCGCTTTTTTCAGCACTTCGCCACCCAAACCAGGCATGCGCATTTTCAAACCTTTCAAATCTTCCAGAGAGTTGATTTCTTTATTGAACCACCCCCCCATTTGCGTTCCGGTATTCCCCGCGGGATTTGGCACAAGACCGAATGGCTTATAGGCTTCTTCCCATAGTTTCAACCCGCCGCCGTTATAGAGCCATGCATTCATTTCATCTGCGGTTAAGCCGAATGGCACTGTCGAAAAGAACACTGCCGAAGGAATCTTACCCTTCCAGTAATAGGCACCAGCATGTCCAAGTTGCGCATGTCCACTGGAAACCGCGTCGAATACTTCAAATGCACCGACTAATTCGCCCGCACCATAAACTTTGACGTCAATGCGCCCACCAGACATCTGATTGATCAGCTCAGCCACACGGTTCGCCCCCGTTCCCAAGCCAGGGAAATTCTTCGGCCAAGTGGTCACCATTTTCCAATGTACTGTTTCCATCGGCTTTGCTGCCGCAGGCGCTGCTGACTCTTGCTGACCGCAAGCGGTTAATGCTGTAGTTGCCGTTGCGCCCGCCAGAGCGCCGATAAAATCGCGTCTTTTCATGATGTTCCTTTCCGTAAAATCTAAGCCGAATCATTTTTAACTAAAAACATTCTAACGATTCCCTCTCGCCTCGCAAATAAAATCTACCAGGTTGGGGGTAAATTTGGACTCGCTTACTGGCTTTCCAAGTAAAATATGCCCTTTATAAATTCCAGAATATCTCCTTAACACTCAAGGAAAAGCTATGACACCTCAACAACTAATTGAAAAACTAAACCAAAATCCGGTCGATTTTAATAAAGTGATGCAGGTCATTGATACTAATTATGACTTTACGCCAACGCGTTTCGTGAATGGCGAACAAGTAAATGAAGAAAACACCAATAATGGTTCTTGTAAGCTTTTGGCATTTGGTCAAATGAACCAACTGTCGCAACAAGCCACCTTAAATGCTTTTGGTAAGTTTTATACCGAAGAGGTTCTACAGGATCCAGTAGGCGACAGTCACGGCAATATCCGCAACTTCATGACAACTGGCTGGCAAGGTGTTCAGTTCGATAGCTTTCCGCTAGTGCAAAAGTAAACCGTCCTTGTAGAGAAGTGCCCGGTTCTCAGCTTGAAAAGTTTTTGAGCGCTTCTCGTTCTGAAATCGACAACACGCCATTTTCTCGATAATGCGCCAACACCTTTTCATAGGTCGCTTCATATTTTTCTTTTTCTGGCGCAATAATGCTGGAAATCTTGATGCCATACACCAGACCATCGTCTGAAATATCCAACCAGCAAACATTCACTTTTGAGAAATAGATGGTTTCCCCTTCGACTTGAATATAGCAATTCTTCAGAGTTTGGCCTCGATAAAAATGAAAGGTACCATCATCCGCAATAGGGTATGCCAAGGCAAACCCACCAATACCAAGGTTAAGTCCTTTTAAGACCTCCTCCTTGTGATGGAAGCTGAACAAACATGGCACTCGGAAAGAATAACTTTGCTCAAGATCAACGGAGCATGGATTCACTGTACACACCTAAATACGTAAAA
This portion of the Hydrogenovibrio marinus genome encodes:
- a CDS encoding TRAP transporter substrate-binding protein encodes the protein MKRRDFIGALAGATATTALTACGQQESAAPAAAKPMETVHWKMVTTWPKNFPGLGTGANRVAELINQMSGGRIDVKVYGAGELVGAFEVFDAVSSGHAQLGHAGAYYWKGKIPSAVFFSTVPFGLTADEMNAWLYNGGGLKLWEEAYKPFGLVPNPAGNTGTQMGGWFNKEINSLEDLKGLKMRMPGLGGEVLKKAGAIPVSLPGGEIFPSLQSGAIDATEWVGPYNDLAFGFYKVTKYYYTPGWHEPGTTMECMINEKAFNALPDDLKSIVRNAMKVANLEMLSEYTARNEEALQTLIEKHNVELRHFPDEVLKELKKLSSEVIEAEAASDPLSSKVWASQKAFMKQVTQWTNVGEGAFIRARNL
- a CDS encoding HopJ type III effector protein, which translates into the protein MTPQQLIEKLNQNPVDFNKVMQVIDTNYDFTPTRFVNGEQVNEENTNNGSCKLLAFGQMNQLSQQATLNAFGKFYTEEVLQDPVGDSHGNIRNFMTTGWQGVQFDSFPLVQK